One Bacteroidota bacterium genomic window carries:
- a CDS encoding acetate kinase, giving the protein MKILVLNCGSSSIKYQLFDMSSVKCLASGVAEKVGLKGSFVKLEKEKGEKVRFEGEILDHQTGIEYILGILTSEKHGMLKSLDEIDAVGHRVAHGGENFKGSAFIDDYALEQIEKCCELAPLHNPANLKGIMAMMSLIPNIKQVAVFDTAFHQTMPEHSYMYAIPYSLYNKYKIRRYGFHGTSHSYIAKRACEILGVDINTQKIITCHLGNGASMCAIDGGKSLDTSMGFTPIEGLIMGTRSGDLDIGVVSYIMDKEELALSALNTVFNKQSGMLGVSGVSSDMRDIEDAAWKQDNKRAQLALKMYHYRIKKYIGAYAAALGGLDILIFAGGIGENGPETRMEVCSDLEFMGVQIDHALNDKLRGKEKVISPADSKIKVMVVPTNEELVIAQDTLHIIESMK; this is encoded by the coding sequence ATGAAGATTCTGGTTCTGAACTGTGGAAGTTCATCAATAAAATATCAGCTGTTCGATATGAGCAGCGTAAAATGCCTTGCCAGTGGTGTAGCCGAAAAGGTTGGATTGAAAGGCTCTTTTGTGAAACTTGAAAAAGAAAAAGGCGAAAAAGTGCGCTTCGAAGGAGAAATCCTCGATCACCAGACTGGTATTGAATACATACTGGGCATATTGACAAGTGAAAAACATGGTATGCTCAAATCGCTGGACGAAATTGATGCTGTTGGCCATCGGGTGGCCCATGGTGGTGAGAATTTCAAAGGCAGTGCTTTTATCGACGATTATGCACTGGAACAGATAGAAAAATGCTGCGAACTGGCTCCTTTGCATAACCCTGCTAACCTGAAAGGTATTATGGCCATGATGAGCCTAATACCCAATATTAAGCAAGTAGCTGTTTTCGATACTGCTTTTCATCAGACTATGCCGGAGCATAGCTACATGTATGCGATTCCATATTCGCTTTACAATAAATACAAAATCCGCCGTTATGGTTTCCATGGAACCAGCCATTCCTACATTGCAAAAAGAGCCTGCGAAATACTCGGTGTTGACATCAATACTCAAAAGATAATTACCTGTCACTTGGGTAACGGGGCTTCGATGTGCGCCATCGATGGCGGAAAATCGCTCGATACAAGTATGGGCTTTACACCCATCGAAGGTTTAATTATGGGTACCCGTTCTGGCGACCTCGACATTGGAGTAGTGAGTTACATTATGGACAAGGAAGAACTTGCTCTCAGCGCCCTCAATACCGTATTTAACAAGCAAAGCGGTATGCTTGGGGTTTCGGGAGTGTCTTCCGACATGCGCGATATCGAAGATGCTGCATGGAAACAAGACAATAAAAGAGCCCAACTAGCATTAAAAATGTACCATTACCGGATTAAAAAATACATCGGTGCTTATGCTGCCGCATTGGGCGGTCTCGACATTCTGATTTTCGCTGGTGGTATTGGTGAGAATGGTCCGGAAACCCGCATGGAAGTATGTTCAGACCTTGAATTTATGGGTGTACAAATTGATCACGCCCTTAATGACAAACTGAGAGGTAAAGAAAAAGTGATTTCGCCTGCCGATTCAAAAATCAAAGTTATGGTTGTACCAACCAACGAGGAACTGGTAATTGCTCAGGACACCTTGCATATTATCGAAAGTATGAAATAG
- a CDS encoding 3-hydroxyacyl-CoA dehydrogenase family protein, with protein sequence MSEVIIEAIEEYGLSSKNRTKQLFSKVGIVGCGTVGQNIALMISQKELEVVFIELSEEKINYAKCKIELELDVMIDHWGMTASEKRAILSRINGYVGFENLKGCDLVIESIRSKTRERRVSSRKEVFKNIEKYVSPECIIATNSTTIVITELSSDLDYKDRCVSLHFLTTAPKAKMIEVVRGLYTSDIVFEKVVKFAKMLGKEPILCEESPGLISVRIFVAQLNEACEVLMEGVGSMEDIDKTMRIGLGQSLGPFELADKNGLDKVIRWMENLYNEFGDKKYMASPIIKKLVRAHQLGRVSGQGFYKYDENGKKIGPNI encoded by the coding sequence ATGTCAGAAGTAATTATTGAGGCCATAGAGGAATATGGATTAAGTTCGAAAAACAGAACCAAACAACTTTTTTCGAAAGTAGGTATTGTAGGATGCGGCACAGTTGGGCAAAACATCGCCCTGATGATCAGCCAAAAGGAATTGGAAGTGGTTTTTATTGAGCTCTCGGAAGAAAAAATCAATTATGCCAAGTGTAAGATTGAACTCGAACTCGATGTCATGATTGACCATTGGGGGATGACCGCAAGCGAGAAAAGAGCCATCCTTTCGCGCATTAATGGATATGTCGGGTTCGAAAACCTGAAAGGTTGCGACCTGGTTATCGAATCTATACGATCTAAAACACGTGAGAGAAGAGTTTCAAGCCGCAAAGAAGTTTTTAAAAACATAGAAAAATATGTTTCTCCCGAGTGTATTATTGCTACCAACTCCACCACCATAGTCATTACCGAATTATCATCCGACCTCGATTATAAGGACCGCTGCGTAAGCCTGCATTTTCTTACCACTGCTCCAAAAGCAAAAATGATAGAAGTAGTAAGAGGCCTTTATACTTCAGACATCGTATTCGAAAAGGTGGTGAAATTTGCTAAAATGTTAGGCAAAGAACCTATTCTATGCGAAGAATCTCCAGGCTTGATTAGTGTGCGGATATTTGTAGCACAACTCAACGAGGCCTGCGAAGTGCTCATGGAAGGTGTTGGATCAATGGAGGATATCGATAAAACCATGCGCATTGGCCTGGGGCAAAGCCTGGGACCATTCGAATTGGCCGATAAAAATGGACTCGACAAGGTGATTCGCTGGATGGAAAATCTATATAACGAGTTTGGTGACAAAAAATACATGGCCTCTCCCATCATTAAAAAGCTTGTAAGAGCGCATCAGCTCGGACGCGTTTCGGGACAAGGGTTTTACAAATACGACGAAAACGGAAAAAAAATTGGTCCTAACATTTAA
- a CDS encoding bifunctional enoyl-CoA hydratase/phosphate acetyltransferase, translated as MQTLIKNLDQLVEAAIKGKTKTLVVAAAEDKYVLNAIAKAREAGLIHPIFIGDKEKIKEIALETGVGISDQDIIHANSESEACMRAVKMIAEGKADLLMKGLVPTGTLLKHVVSKEYGLLSGKLLSHLALFESPYYHKILGLTDAAMNIAPTLEEKAAILENAISAFHALGYEQPKVAILAAVEKVNPKMPATTEAAILKTMAERNQLGSCQADGPMALDNAISKEAAEHKEIFSPVAGDADLLLAPDLNSGNILYKALSFLGNARCAAIIVGSKSPIVLTSRADTEETKFLSIALAVLTSK; from the coding sequence ATGCAAACATTAATCAAAAACCTCGATCAGCTGGTGGAAGCTGCCATCAAAGGCAAAACAAAAACCCTGGTTGTTGCTGCTGCTGAAGATAAATATGTACTCAATGCCATTGCAAAAGCCCGTGAGGCTGGTCTGATACACCCCATTTTTATTGGAGATAAGGAAAAAATTAAAGAAATCGCTCTGGAAACTGGGGTGGGCATTTCAGACCAGGATATTATACATGCAAACAGCGAAAGTGAAGCATGTATGCGGGCTGTGAAGATGATTGCCGAAGGCAAAGCCGATTTATTAATGAAAGGATTGGTTCCCACAGGTACTCTTTTAAAACATGTTGTTTCGAAAGAATACGGATTGTTGTCGGGGAAATTATTAAGTCATCTGGCACTTTTCGAATCGCCTTACTACCATAAAATATTGGGGCTTACAGATGCAGCCATGAACATAGCACCTACTCTCGAAGAAAAAGCTGCCATACTCGAAAACGCCATTTCTGCTTTTCATGCACTTGGTTATGAACAGCCAAAAGTAGCTATTCTTGCTGCCGTCGAAAAAGTAAATCCAAAGATGCCTGCAACCACCGAGGCTGCTATCCTTAAAACAATGGCCGAGCGAAACCAGTTGGGCAGTTGCCAGGCCGATGGACCCATGGCATTAGACAATGCCATTTCGAAAGAAGCTGCAGAGCATAAAGAAATTTTTAGCCCCGTAGCAGGTGATGCTGACTTGTTACTGGCACCAGACTTAAACAGTGGCAACATTCTCTATAAGGCTCTATCGTTTTTAGGCAATGCTCGTTGTGCAGCAATAATAGTTGGCAGTAAATCGCCTATTGTATTAACTTCGAGGGCAGACACCGAAGAAACCAAGTTCTTATCCATTGCATTGGCAGTACTCACTTCAAAATAG